The genomic window AATTACAAGGGTTACCCACTaacaatttttaaattttcttttgGAATCTACTAGAAAAGAGCAAAAATGGTGGGTTCCTCCTCCAGCGGGTCCCGCCTGAGCAGTCCAAAGCTGGCCAATGGAGCCTGACAGTCtggtctttctctctctctctctctctataaatatCTCCCACTCACCCAGAAACCTAtgattctctctctcttctttcttcctctctcttagcATTTTCTCGACGCCCAAAGCAATGGCCGTAGAGACCCAGACCAAGGCATCGGAGGCGGCCCAGGAGGTCGTCGTCGCCGGGGCGGCGGCGGAAGAGAAGGAGGTGGTGAAGGAACTGCCACCGCCGCCGCCGGCCCCTGAGGCAGAGGAGGACCCCAAGAAGCATTCCGGAGAGGAGGCGCCGTCCTTGCCCGCCATCGGCCGTGCCGTCACCTTCACGGAGGAGAGCAACCtcgtcaccgacctcgaagacCCCGAGAAGAAGGCTCTCGACGAGATCAAGCAGCTCGTCCAAGCCGCCCTCGCCAACCACGAGTTCTCCCCTCCACCGCcacccccaccggcggcggagccgcCGATCAAGGTGGAGGAGGAGGCTAAGCCTGAAGAACAACCTCCCCCGGCGCCGGCGACGGAGGAGCCAGCCCCACCATCGGACATCCCTCCGCCATTGGAGGAGGTGCTAATCTGGGGGATCCCGCTCCTCGGGGACGAGAGGAGCGAAACCGTCCTCATCAAATTCCTCCAAGCCCGGGACTTGAAGGTCAAAGAAGCCATGGCGATGCTGAAGAACGCCGTGATTTGGAGGAAGGAGTTCGGCATCGAGGCGCTCGTTGAGGAGGACCTCGGCATCCCGGAGATGGAGAAGGTGGTCTTCATGCACGGCACCGACAGAGATGGCCACCCGGTGTGCTACAACGTCTACGGGGAGTTCCAGAACAAGGAGCTCTACGCCATGGCCTTTGCTGACGAGGAGAAGAGGCAGAGGTTCCTCCGGTGGAGGATCCAGTACCTCGAAAAGGGCATCCGCCAGCTGCTCGACTTCAGTCCTGGTGGTGTCTGCACCATGGTTCAGGTCACTGATCTCAAGAACTCGATTGGCCCCATGAAGCGCGAGCTTCGTCAGGCCCTCACCCTGCTCCAAGATAATTACCCTGAGTTTGCCGCTAAGCAGGTATATTTGAATCAATCAGTAATTGTCGGTCACATTCAATATATCTCTGTGATTTTGTTTTGAGGTCATCATTTTTGCTGTGTTTGAAATAGAAAaaagtttagatttttatttccACTATTGctctgttatttttttttttagcattggTTTTAATCAAGTTGGAGTTTTGATGAAAACCGACCAATATAATGTCTGAATTCCAATGTAATTTTTAGCTAGAAGGGAATAATTGTTTAATAAATTAGAGTTTTTTTTGTCTGGTTTTGCATCAATGAACGCAAGCTAGATTGTGTTCTGTCTTGTTATCTTTTGGCCTTTGTtctttaaagaatttttttttaaaattttatatcgttTCTTCTTTAAAGAATTTTGCTTCCGGAAAGGTTGCGTTTTTATCATCTGATTGTTAAAGGGTAATAACATGTTTGGGCCTTTGTTAGATATTCGTCAATGTTCCATGGTGGTATCTTGCTTTCAATCGAATGATCAGCCCTTTCTTCACCCAGAGGAGCAAGAGCAAGTTTGTTTTTGCTGGGCCATCCAAAACAGCTGAGACCCTTTTCAAGTCAGTGGAGATCTGCCAAGCTTTTTCCATGTTTTTAAGCCATTTTAGGCAATTAATTTTGAGAATTCTTTTCATATCTTCTTGTTTCATTTATTCAGATACATTGCTCCTGAGCAAGTCCCAGTACAGTATGGAGGTCTGAGCAAGGAGAACGACCCTGAATTCACTGCTGCTGATGCGGTTACTGAAATCACCATCAAGCCTTTGATGAAGCAACTCATAGAGATACCACTTAATGAGGTGCAGGGCTTGTTCCTTTCACAATTCATCAAATAGTTTTGCTTCTAAACTATCAAATAATATGCCATGTCCTTATCAAGATGGTTTCAGAAAATGATCTTTGGACTACAATGCTATTCCTTGCAGAAATGCCTTCTTGTTTGGGAGCTCCGAGTCCTGGGATGGGATGTGACCTTCGGTGCAGAGTTTGTGCCAAGCTCAGAAGATGGATACACAGTGATCGTGCAGAAGGCTAGGAAATTAGTTGCTACTGATGAACCTGTGGAGAAGAACAGATTCAAGATTGGAGAAGCAGGCAAGGTGGTTCTCACAGTGGACAATACCACATCCAAAAAGAAGAAGCTCCTTTACAGATACAAGATCAAGAGCTCTACTGTATCCCTTTGAGGAGTTTCTCCACTCCTGGAGAAGGGATAGAAGGAAAGTAACCTTTGTTGAGGGACCTTTTTTACTGGATAGATACAGACTTGAGTTGGTGTTTCTTGGGAAGATGGTTATTCTATTTCGACTAGTATTTTTGCATCTtgtttctatttttgagttgattatTTTGTTTAATGTAAGTGTATTGGTGTTGTGCTTCTTGGGAGACTCTGACAACTGAGTTATTTACTTTGTAAATTATCTGTGTACATTTGGTCTCTCTGGAGTTACTCTTGTTATTTGATTGCTTTACTAGAAACCTTTGCCATGGAAGCATCCAtttgtttcttttcttatttCTGAATCCATTCTTTcccaaaacacacacacacacacaaaaaaaaaaaaaaaaggaatcctTCTTGTTTGTCTTTATTTCTTTGTTGTCTTTCTGTGTCAACAGTTCTATCTAACAACCAGCTGTCTTCAGAAGTATATAAGCTTTTGCTGATTTCTTCAATCATGAGGTCTGCCACTTCATGGGCACCAAACTTCATCGTTTTCTTCATACATTTGCCGATTCCAGCTCATGGGACTAGAAGAACTCGGCAAAGGTGACATGCCCTGCAGCACCTATTTATTGTATCGGTGCTCCTTTATTCTTTAGTTACACAACAATAAATGTTTCCTCCAAGAGTACGAGAATAATGATTCTGGGACTCTGACCTCTCTATGCTGCAGACGAATCCTATGTTTAATATCTTTGCATGTGAGCAGTAATGGGCATTGACAAAGTGGGATGCGCTTTCCTTCTTCTCAAGAAAACATCAGTCAGATCCTTGTTTTGAGGCGTGATCTAGTGCTCCTCGGTtcagcaaataattttttttttttgctatcctTACCTTCCAATCTTGAAACCGGCTCCACCGTGGTGCGCATGATCCATTGCACGGCCATCCATTGGACGATAGATAAATATGCATGCGTTGTACATACGCATGGTCTGTGCTTGAGTGCCTGTCGTTTGTTGATCATGTATTTTGTGATATACGATCAGTATGATACACCGTATGCTATGATGCACTGCAAAGGATCCGTGCTTCTTGATCTTAATATTTACAACTTATCCTTGTAGAGGACTGGCATATATTTTATCAGAGATTGTATGAGAACTTCCCCACCACGGACATTGTTGTTGATGACAAAACATCTCCCACCACAATCCCCCTGTTTGGATCCATGAGAAATGAAGAACTACTCCGGGAGGCCCTACTTTGATTAATAATCCTTATCTCATCCTATTTTAAATGTTTGATGCCATCTTTAACTCCTTTTTAGGTTCCGTCCCTATGACAACTTGCTGGCAGCCAGATGTGTAGGACTTTAGAACGTGAGTGTGGCTCCCTCGTCTGTCCTTGGAGGCCACTTTCTCCGCCCCCTAACATGTATCAAGGTTTTAATTGACATGGGCCCAATCCCATTAGGGCCATCTCCCCGTcttttgaatccaaaattctatcaTTTGGAAACTATTATTAGGGAAACGGGGAGTCCATTTGATCTTTACCCTCAAGTTGGTCACCAGAGAAAATTTTAACGTGGTTCTTTCTAATAGCACATTTGATTCACACAAGCTTTAATCGCGAGACATGAAATATGAGcagtatattttaaatttaaatttcaaatatcagTATCTTCTCTCAAACttcggctatatatatatatatatatatatatataaatcaattAGATCAAACTTTCCATCTGCATCGTTATGTAACCATGTGTCTATAAATACAATATATCACAGCAGTTGTAAAGAAGAGAACAATTTTCATTCCCAAAATTTTCTATTCTTTCTCCAAAATCTTCAATTCTACCCTTTTGCATGCCCATGTGCATGACCTATTGGGCCCACGACTCCCTGCTTTGACCAAGATCCAAATGCCAATCAATTTAAGACATAGTAGGAGATTAACTGACCTAAGTGAAAGTATACATTACCTACTTGTGGTTGTGTAAGATATTTAAGAGGAGTTGGACTAAGGGATACATGATTACATGTCAACCTGCCTTTAAAATGCACAGTCCTAAAGGCCTAAAACTGGCACAGTCCATCGTAAACCTAGCCTTGGTGCACCCTTGTTCTAAAATTTCGGTGTCACGTTCAAAAATCCGCACACAAAAAAGAAGAGGATCGAGAAAAATAATAAGAAGTAAAACGACTCGACTCGACCGACTTGCCTTGTCATGTTAATTAGATTCAGTGTTTGGACCAGGCAGCCAGGATAATTAATTAAGAAAAGGCAATAACccatgatattttaaaattttagaatacCAAAATTCAAGTAGAAAGCTAATTACCTTTTGATACTATGAAATTTCATAACCATGACGGTCCTCTTTAAGCCTCTGTAATTTAGTCCCTCCTTTCTTTTGGGCTTCTTCTACCTTGTAGGAGATATTCTAGAAGTTATCATGTTGCATCTTGGTATCATTTATTTGCTCATCCCTGGTTGATGAACTTGTTTGACATGTTTCTTAATGAATTTGGACCATTGCTTCAAGTGAATGCTGACGTGTGATATCTCGACTTTGATAGGGGCTAATCTactcatatttttaatttattattattatttttttcatcttgtgtatgatttttagttttttctatcaaaattgaCTATAAGGCGATAGTCCTAGGAGCATGAATCTTGGAAGAATCATTGCCCATTGACAAATaaaatatgtaatatctaaataaataaatcataccaAGCCAGATTATTTTGGTAATTTGTTGGGTCTGTGGTTTTTGGTGATCGGTTAGTTGGTCATGTAGCTGCTGCAAGATACGTGATTCTCCTCCTTGGTCCCCCCTTCCTACTTCCCCCAACATTTTATCACTTCCATGTGCTCTTCTTTTCTATATGTCTCACGCTTACTGAGTATACTTCCCCAcgtgaagaagaaggaaagatcTCCCCCGTAAGTATACTCCCCCAGATCAAGAAGAAGGATAGATCTCCAATGTGATCGGAAAAGCGTACGAAATCGgcaaaagattaaaaaattcCTCGCTTCTCCCGCCCACCGCCTCGTGCTGCTCCCAAATGGCACCCTTCTGTTCTTCAGCCGTTTCTCTATCTGGAAGGAGGAGCAGAGGAAGAAGGCATGGGCGAAGGACGGTCTCTGGCGGAGACCCCGACGTGGTCGGTGGCCACCGTCACCACCGCCATGGTCGCCGTCTGCTTCTTGGTCGAGCGCTGCATCTACCGCTTCGCCAAAGTACACACATACCTCTCTCTCTCCCCGTCTCCCTCACGAGACCCTCCGACTTGTGCTCTGTTTCTTGATTTCTTGTCATCTCCCGAATGCAGTGGTTGAAGAAGACAAAGAGGAAGGCGATGCTTGCCGCTCTCGAGAAGATTCGTGAAGGTTTCTATCCTTCCTTGGAGTTCTTGATttctagttttttttatttttgtttactgATCCTTAGGTGTTTGTCTCTTTGTCTttggaaaaaaaacaaaaatcgaaGAGTTGATGTTGCTGGGGCTGATATCGTTGATGCTGAGCCAAACGGCTAGGTGGATCTCCGATATATGTGTTCCTTCGTCTCTTTTCAACAGCCGATTCGAAACCTGCACGGAGAGCGACTTCCAGGAACAGGCCGAGGGTTCTGATCCAGTTCCTTCGAATCGGACGAAGGTTGGGAGAAGGCTTCTTGAGGTGCCTCCTTATCATTGTGCTGAGGTGAGGAGGGTTTAGTAATGTAGGTTGTTGTTTGCTGGATTTCTTTGTATCTTGGTGTTGATGCTCTGTGGCTTCAGGATCATGAGCCATTTGTGTCCTTCGAAGGGCTTGAGCAGCTCCACCTCTTCGTTTTTATTCTTGGGATCACCCACGTGTTGTACAGCTTCGTCACGGTCGTTTTGTCTATGATCAAGGTATAGGTTCTTCATTCacctatggatatgacatatatgTTCCATATCATATTAGTTCTTGTTGGTTCTTTTTTTCTTAGCAGATCTACAGCTGGAGGAAATGGGAAAACCAAGTGCCCCCACCATCTACTGAGGATTTGCAAGGTTAGACTTTCTGATGTAAGAAAGGATTGCATTGACTTTGTTCTGTTATTTTTGGTCATTAAGATGGCAGACTTTTCTGACTTATGAGGACTTGATTTTCATACAGGAATACTCGATGCAATTCTATTGTGCCGTGTTATTTGGTGAAACTAATATCATAGACTTCCATATCTTGTTAACGTTGTGCATCATTTAGAGTTTTCTCTACTCATGGCAGCTTTGGCATCTGCTTGAGCAATTTGCTCTTGTGACATTATGGCAATATCTTGTTTTTCTATAATAATGTTGGTGGTGGGGTTGCGGGAAAGCAAAGCTTGGGTCAGGCCTCTCTTTTTTTCCTTGTTAAATAAGATTAAAGTAGTGCAGGATAGGTGGATAGGTGAGCGTGGGAGAATAGAGGCTATACTATTGAATCTTCGTTTCTTTTATCAATGATCTGATAAAGTTTATGTCATATAGTGAAAATATAGAAATACTGAAATGCCTCCATGTGAACCTGTCGTCTATGTCTTAATTATATGTCAAAATAAGTTTTtgattcatctttctttttctttttggaataaaaaataaaataaatggacTTTTGCTTAATGTGTTGTCTAGTTTTTTGTTTTCCTCTATTCTTATTATTATTTGGTATTTTGCCAATAGGCTCCATCAGTTCTTAGAAAAGGAACGATGTTTTGGATAGAAACCATCATTAAATTTTCAATAGATTTTTTGTGATATAGTTTCATAAgatacccttttttttttctgtgatTTCCAATTCTTCAACCATTAAATGACAATTATAATGAACAATTATTTTGCAGCCTTTCTTTCATTACATGCTTTAGAAAAAAGTTTAAACCTTTTCTTCTATTTCGGTCCTTCGAAGTGTACCTTTATGTTAGATGCAAACATAAATTGTTGTATATTATTTAGTTATAGAACTTGATGTTTTCATTTTTAATCTGTAGCAAGGAGGGATAAAATGATGAAGAAGCAGTCCACTTTTGTTTTTCAGCGGACATCTCATCCATGGAGCAAGAACAAGTTTCTTATTTGGATGGTGAGGTGTCAATTTTGTCATGAAATATTGTTCAGGTTTTACTCAAAAAatcaaattgatttattttatagaGAATTACTATTTCAACCTGAAATTTGAGGTAGGCAACAAACTTTTGCATAAATATTTGAAACGCAACATACTgactatatttttaaaatattgtatgtaCTCATATTTTGGATGGTGGTTCTGAAATGAAATGTTATTTGGTTCTAGGTTAAAGTTTGTTGGCAGCACACATAATGTCTGATTTAGGTCATATGTTGAAGGATTAAAGGTGTAATACAACATCTGGCAATTCATGGGCTTATACAAGCGTTCAGCTTTTCTCCCAAGACCTTGGGGTTCACTTTGCATGTTCCATGCTCACAAAAATGCAGAACAATATGCTATGTGAACCTATACCTGTAAAGATGGCTTTTGCAAAACAAATACaaaattttatattctttttgaaaaatcatATAGATATTGTACTTAAGAATGATTACGACATTAAATTTTCATGTTCACTAACTGTTTTTGGACATAAAGAATTTTAAAGATTaaagataaaatattaaaaaagttTCTGGAAAGTAACAGAGTTGCATGAATAATACATTTTCTAATAGGATAAAGATAGATTCCATCAGATCTATGTATATTAAGATTACTTGTTTATCAGGaactttaattaaataatatgagGTGAAGATAATAATGCATGATAATTTAGCTATCAAGGCCAATAATGCTATGTGTCAATACTAAAAAGATCAGGAATATGCATATTGGAGAAGATTCTGTTTTATTCAGAAATTGCTGGATAAATCATGAATCCAAGAACATTCATCCCCTGAAGGGAATGAATATGAGAAGACAGAATTTGAAGGAAAAATTTGGACCAATTGTAATGTAATTTCAGATTTTAGAAGGCTCGCACTCATATCATGGATCAAACGCCAATAAATGATCTTTGAGGTGCACCACAACATCTTGTCCGAGTGCCCATTGTTTATTAGTTCTTCTGTTCGTTTGATGAAATAATATATGTCCACAGTAGATGTTgagtaattgaaaaaaatagatggGCTTCTCTGCTACCAGTGGTCAGGCTTTACAATAGATAGAGACTGCTCTGCCTGTTCTAGTCACTCATTACAAGGATATTCAGTTACTTTGAGTcatgtctttttttttaaaacttagCTTACCGTCATTCAATATTAACATGTCGCTGACTTTGAATCATTATAATGCTTGTAGCTTTGTTTCATGAGGCAATTTAAGGGCTCTTTAGCTAAGTCAGATTACATGGCATTACGTTTGGGTTTCATCAGTGTAAGTATTTAACTTTCTCTGACATTATGCACTCAACTATTCTTTTCATGTCCTGATATATTTGCTAATAAAACTGTCGATCTGTATATCTGTTTTGTAGGGCTTACCAGTATGTTGGTAGCCTCACCCCTTTCTTTCATTTAATTTAGAGAAAGTTTAAAGGAACTAAATTCTGTGTGTAGACAATAGACACAAAGAAGCCTTTGCTATTTATAATTTTCATTGAAAACTGTCCTCTGTGTGTgcttaagaattaagtgttaactGTACATTTAAGTGTAATTGGTGCGTCGCAATGTCAGATATGTGCAGTTTATTTTTGCCCCATTGATTGACATATTATGTATTGCAGCCTGAATAGGAATTGCTCTAAATTTTGCTTTATGTTATTTAATCTTTTCCTATGCCTTAATCCTGCCATGAGACTTTGGGTCACATTTTGATGTCTGGAAACCAGTTTGAACCAGCTTAATTTCTAGGACTGATTTTTCAGCTTCAAAAGTTGTACTTCCTGCTTAAAATGGATGTAGATTCATGGTTATGTTTTGAAATTGAAGCTAACTTGTTGGCTTTTTATATGACTGGTGTCTTTATTTCAACTACATGGATTTATAACTTGAACTTGACTTGGTGCTGAAAGGGATGTTCTTAATGTTGAAGGAGAAGAGAATTTGCTCTTGTTTGGATATTGTTAAGAGGTAGTTGAACGAGATATCGTTATGCTCCTAAGTTCTTATTCTTGGAAACTAAATTTTTTAATGGGGTTTCCAAATGATGAGAGTATTGAAGTACAGTGTGTGAGACATTGGGTTATCAAGATTCTCAGTTTATGAAATGTTTGAGATGGTGAAGCCTGAAGTACAAGAGGATGGTGATTCACTAGCATgtgtctaaatcttttgagtttgCTATACTTTGAGCTTGCCATGGCTCAATAAGAACTTTTAGAACTTTCTGCTCTTTCTCTTGAACATTTAATGGTGGCAGGAGTTCATAAACATAGAAGAGAATAAGGATCAAAATGACAACTGGAGCAAATCACATCACAAACAACCCAAAAAAATCACATCACAGCTTATTTTGGTCTGTTCAGAGTTTTTCCCTCCATTTTGTGTAGAATGGATATTGTGATCTATGTTATGTGCACTCAGTTTTGTATGTGGGTGTGCGTATGTATCTAGATGTTGAATCCTTTCAGTGTCCGAACATTTAATCTTATGAAGCTCTGTTCTATTGTCCTACCAATGTCCATGTTTAACTGGCAGGTGCAGGTGCCTTAGGCTAATTCAAAGTGTTTGGGTAACATAGATTATGATGCCACTTAGTCCTGACTTTTGAAAAGCGAAGGGAGCCACATGGATCAATTCTAGTCCACACAATCCTATATATTTTTAATGCAAGTCTATATGTATGTGCATTTTTTCATATACTGTTCTAATTTCTACTACAAACAATGCAGGCTGTATTATTTAAATTTCATAATTCTTTAAGAAAAGCAGTTAAAACTGAAAACAACCTCTTGTCCTATTGTCCTTATGCAAGTGATATTGATTTTTTGCATGGCTAGGGTTGCTAGACATCACCTCTCTACTGTAGTATGGGTTGCATTGCTATAATGAAAAATTGTTTTCAAGATCTTTGGTGCTTATTTATCACAATCGGTTGAGCAGTGCCTTTGTTTTCAGAATCACAAATTGCCATCTTCTTATGATTTCCATAAATACATGGTGCGGAGCATGGAAGATGAGTTTCATCGGAGTGTTGGCATCAGGTACATGCATGTCTAGAATTGATGTATTTGCTTGGAAAGGTTAGGTCCTGTTGCCACTAGGAAGCTTCTCCAAGGTTAGGTCCTGTTGCTACTAGGACGCTTCATTATATTTTTGCCATAAGTGTTCTTTTAACACAGTCGTTTGTTGATTTACTTGTTTCATGTTTGGCAGAATTAAATGCCAACATTTAGAGTAAATGCAGCATGTACAAATTCCCTATAATGTTGGGGATTTTAGCATTACAATTGATAATTTTTATGCATCAACTAGTCGACAAGCCATCTGTGACATGTCCATCAAGTTTCAGTTAATATTTCTCTCTCCCAGTCAGGCTTTTGTTAGGTTCATGAATGAGGAAATTTCTACTTGGCAATGTTTAGGTTGATTTATCATTAAATTATATACTTTGATCTACATTTTGACCATTTTGCAAACAAATATCAGTGTTATAAGGAAAAAAATCGTCTTTTCGAGTAAAGAGGCATTAATATGGTCTTTCCACATCAATGCAGTTTTGCAAGAAAGaatattattatgttatttaGCAGTATGACATGGCCATGGCATCATGGAACAAAAGTTTATATATTCTTCTGCACTACTTTTATTCACCTATCtctttgccaaaactaaattccTTAACCTACTTTTTCTTTGCATTCATAGTTGGCGTGCAAAATTCCACTTAATATCATTTTCAAATTTGCACCTTTCATACCCTTTGTTTACACATTATTTTATGGCTGGTTTCTtggatttatatttattatgacaACCATTTATGTATTTCTACTATCAGAAAATAtctattgctaataaatttaataaatttttacttaTTTTTCATGTGGCTGCTGAATCACTTGCCTTTCATCGATGTTGCAGCTGGCCTCTTTGGGTGTATGCAATATTGTGCATTTTTGTAAATATTCATGGTAAGTTTAGTAActcatgaaaaagaagaaaaatcttaTGGGTTGCAGGGCCGGTATGTTTTACAATTGCTCATTTCCTTTTTAATATTGTAGGAATCAATATCTACTTCTGGTTGTCCTTTGTTCCTGCCATGGTAAGCATTTTGTGCTTCCATTCACTTCTAGTTAAAGTGTATTTTTCCTCTCATCTATTATCCCCCAAAAGCATGGTTTTATTTTCCATGTAATGTTTTTCTCAACATGTACGAAAGGTGGTCATGCTGGTGGGCACCAAGCTTCAACATGTTGTTGCGCAATTAGCTCTGGAGTTCATTGAGGCAACTGGTCCATTTGTTGGTACACAACTGAAGCCGCGTGATGATCttttttggtttggaaaaccagaACTCCTTTTGTGGTTGATACAGTTCATATCCTTTCAGGTGATGCTAATATTTCTTCACAGAATTGCTAATTCACATGACTTTGTTCCCAacgtattctgatatttttcttatttctttcaGAATGCTTTTGAGATGGCAGCATTTATTTGGTCCCTGGTAAGGTGGTCTCACTATTTATCCTATGGTATCAAATATGATACATGACTGCATAATAAATATATTACAAGTGATGCAGGATGCTGGTTTACCTCCACGACGGAAAATCTTCCATGCTGCTGTTGATATCATACATCataatgttaattgtaattgtaGATGTTCATAAAAACCTTGTTTCATTGTGTTTTATGGTAATgctgaagatttttgaagaaattatGCTATGTGCGTCATATATCTAGTGATCTTGGTTGGAGGTTGGAACCAGTTGAAACCAGCATATTCATGAACATGGACTTTTGATGCAATAAATTCCTTTCCAAGATTGGAACTATCTTAGTTGGATGTCTGAGGCTTTTCAAAGACTTGGATGTGATTTGATAAAAGTAGGAAGTACCAATTATCATCAATCAGTTCCAAGTAGAATTGACGATcatattttgcatcaaattttggcatgtGCATGTGCAAATTAATGTACTGTAGGTATGCTTTTCAGTTGCAGATTGTTTTAAACAACTTATATGAGGAGTTTGTGATACAACTTTGATTCCTATAGGCAAATCTTATGTCCTCAATAATTCATATGGACCTGAACTCAAAGTTTACTAAATAAAGT from Elaeis guineensis isolate ETL-2024a chromosome 9, EG11, whole genome shotgun sequence includes these protein-coding regions:
- the LOC105051838 gene encoding patellin-3, whose translation is MAVETQTKASEAAQEVVVAGAAAEEKEVVKELPPPPPAPEAEEDPKKHSGEEAPSLPAIGRAVTFTEESNLVTDLEDPEKKALDEIKQLVQAALANHEFSPPPPPPPAAEPPIKVEEEAKPEEQPPPAPATEEPAPPSDIPPPLEEVLIWGIPLLGDERSETVLIKFLQARDLKVKEAMAMLKNAVIWRKEFGIEALVEEDLGIPEMEKVVFMHGTDRDGHPVCYNVYGEFQNKELYAMAFADEEKRQRFLRWRIQYLEKGIRQLLDFSPGGVCTMVQVTDLKNSIGPMKRELRQALTLLQDNYPEFAAKQIFVNVPWWYLAFNRMISPFFTQRSKSKFVFAGPSKTAETLFKYIAPEQVPVQYGGLSKENDPEFTAADAVTEITIKPLMKQLIEIPLNEKCLLVWELRVLGWDVTFGAEFVPSSEDGYTVIVQKARKLVATDEPVEKNRFKIGEAGKVVLTVDNTTSKKKKLLYRYKIKSSTVSL
- the LOC105051837 gene encoding MLO-like protein 4; translation: MGEGRSLAETPTWSVATVTTAMVAVCFLVERCIYRFAKWLKKTKRKAMLAALEKIREELMLLGLISLMLSQTARWISDICVPSSLFNSRFETCTESDFQEQAEGSDPVPSNRTKVGRRLLEVPPYHCAEDHEPFVSFEGLEQLHLFVFILGITHVLYSFVTVVLSMIKIYSWRKWENQVPPPSTEDLQARRDKMMKKQSTFVFQRTSHPWSKNKFLIWMLCFMRQFKGSLAKSDYMALRLGFISNHKLPSSYDFHKYMVRSMEDEFHRSVGISWPLWVYAILCIFVNIHGINIYFWLSFVPAMVVMLVGTKLQHVVAQLALEFIEATGPFVGTQLKPRDDLFWFGKPELLLWLIQFISFQNAFEMAAFIWSLWELSAQACFMKNYYMVVVRLVSGLLVQFWCSYSTLPLNVIITQIGSKFQKSLLAESVRESLHSWCRRVKLKSKHEQMLSRLGTTTSTCSLESTIDETDETITVGSGTLSRSSSKTSFEELHTIMMDEQKA